A window from Primulina eburnea isolate SZY01 chromosome 2, ASM2296580v1, whole genome shotgun sequence encodes these proteins:
- the LOC140823361 gene encoding ATP-dependent Clp protease proteolytic subunit 2, mitochondrial-like: protein MMRTGFLFSQWSLRRRPISKHVNGGRCYNLIPMVIEHSSRGERAYDIFSRLLKERIICINGPIADDTAHVVVAQLLFLESENPSKPIHMYLNSPGGAVTAGLAIYDTMQYIRSPVNTICLGQAASMASLLLSAGAKGERKSLPNATIMIHQPSGGYSGQAKDMTIHTKQIIRVWDSLNALYAKHTGQSIEVIQKNMDRDYFMTPEEAKEFGIIDEIMDQRPVTLVTDTVSDGGKDKSSS, encoded by the exons ATGATGCGGACGGGCTTCCTCTTCTCTCAATGGAGCCTACGGCGGCGCCCAATCTCGAAACATGTTAATGGTGGAAGATGCTACAATTTGATACCGATGGTGATCGAGCACTCGTCGCGCGGGGAGCGCGCCTACGATATCTTCTCGCGGCTGCTTAAGGAGCGCATAATTTGCATCAATGGCCCCATTGCTGACGATACCGCACACGTTGTCGTTGCACAGCTCCTCTTCCTTGAATCTGAAAACCCATCTAAACCTATTCACATGTACCTCAATTCCCCCGGTGGCGCTGTCACGGCTG GTCTTGCCATATATGATACAATGCAGTATATCCGTTCTCCAGTCAATACTATATGTCTTGGTCAAGCTGCATCAATGGCTTCTCTCCTCTTGTCTGCTGGTGCAAAGGGTGAGAGGAAGTCTCTGCCAAATGCTACGATTATGATTCATCAACCTTCTGGTGGGTATAGTGGCCAGGCTAAGGATATGACCATTCACACCAAGCAAATTATTCGTGTTTGGGACTCGTTGAATGCACTATATGCAAAGCATACTGGTCAATCCATTGAAGTAATTCAGAAGAATATGGATCGTGATTACTTTATGACACCTGAAGAGGCAAAGGAGTTTGGGATTATAGATGAGATCATGGATCAGAGACCAGTGACGCTTGTGACAGACACGGTGTCTGATGGTGGTAAAGATAAAAGTTCAAGCTAG
- the LOC140823360 gene encoding serine carboxypeptidase-like 34 has translation MYRYSSSRHGNYAVNVLIMVVLGLGLAAGIELTARTTTTGDGGGVAEQEADRVVALPGQPAVSFRQYSGYVNVNQSHGRALFYWFFEATKLPHKKPLLLWLNGGPGCSSIGYGALEELGPFLSQKGQPELKFNKNTWNKAANLLFVESPVGVGFSYTNTSADIKQLGDNITALDSYIFLVNWFRRFPQYKNQDFYISGESYAGHYVPQLAEFILDRNRKLGKSDDLYINLKGILIGNAVLDDETDQKGLVDYAWHHAVISDSLYHRINVECNFTRKNQSEGCNHAVDKYFEVYKIIDMYSLYTPNCVHSNTSAASRSPAIPFGHRLLSTFSHGRRVSAGYDPCDSDYTETYLNKADVQRALHANVTKISYAWTHCSDTITSWGDAPSSILPIIRKLADASLRVWVYSGDTDGRIPVTSTRYTLKKLGLEITRDWSPWYTDKHQVGGWTVEYKGLMFVTVRGAGHQVPSFKPKQSLQMLKHFLAGKALPPAPY, from the exons ATGTACAGATATAGCAGCAGTAGGCATGGTAATTATGCTGTTAATGTGTTAATAATGGTGGTGCTGGGCTTGGGACTGGCGGCGGGAATTGAACTGACAGCTAGAACCACCACCACCGGAGACGGCGGAGGGGTGGCGGAACAAGAAGCCGACAGGGTGGTGGCGCTGCCGGGGCAGCCGGCAGTGAGTTTCAGGCAATATTCTGGGTATGTGAATGTGAACCAATCTCATGGCAGGGCATTGTTCTATTGGTTCTTTGAGGCCACAAAGCTTCCTCACAAGAAACCTCTGCTCTTGTGGCTCAATGGAG GTCCTGGATGTTCATCAATAGGCTATGGTGCATTGGAGGAGTTGGGGCCTTTCCTTTCACAGAAAGGTCAACCAGAGCTCAAGTTTAACAAAAACACATGGAATAAAG CTGCCAACTTATTGTTTGTCGAATCTCCTGTTGGCGTTGGATTCTCGTACACAAACACCTCCGCTGATATTAAACAGCTGGGTGACAATATCACAG CCCTGGATTCATACATCTTCTTGGTCAATTGGTTCAGAAGATTCCCACAGTATAAAAATCAGGACTTTTACATTTCTGGGGAGAGCTATGCAG GACACTATGTACCCCAGCTTGCAGAGTTTATCCTCGACAGGAATAGAAAATTGGGAAAGAGCGACGACTTATATATTAATCTCAAGGGAATTCTG ATAGGGAATGCTGTATTGGATGATGAAACAGACCAAAAGGGATTGGTAGACTATGCATGGCACCATGCTGTAATATCCGACAGTTTATACCATCGGATCAATGTCGAATGCAACTTTACTCGAAAGAATCAATCTGAAGGGTGCAACCACGCGGTGGATAAATACTTCGAGGTGTATAAAATCATAGACATGTACAGTTTATACACTCCAAACTGTGTTCACTCCAATACCAGTGCTGCTAGTAGATCACCAGCTATACCTTTTGGTCATCGCCTCTTATCAACCTTTAGCCAT GGGAGGAGAGTATCTGCAGGTTATgatccatgtgattcagattaCACTGAGACATATCTAAATAAGGCTGATGTTCAAAGAGCCCTTCATGCCAATGTCACAAAAATTTCCTATGCATGGACTCATTGTAG CGACACCATCACGTCCTGGGGCGATGCACCGTCGTCTATACTCCCAATCATTCGAAAATTGGCTGACGCTAGTCTACGAGTTTGGGTGTACAG TGGAGATACTGATGGGAGGATTCCAGTGACATCAACAAGATACACTTTAAAGAAGTTGGGATTGGAAATCACTCGGGACTGGTCTCCTTGGTACACTGACAAGCACCAg GTTGGAGGGTGGACTGTGGAGTACAAAGGGTTGATGTTTGTAACAGTAAGAGGAGCAGGGCACCAGGTCCCCTCCTTCAAGCCCAAGCAATCGCTTCAAATGCTCAAACATTTCTTGGCTGGCAAAGCACTCCCACCAGCACCATACTAA